From one uncultured Erythrobacter sp. genomic stretch:
- a CDS encoding adenine phosphoribosyltransferase has product MVAPHLSPAELKALVRTVPDFPHPGIQFRDITTLIGHHQGMAASVHHLAELADAAGAHKIAGMEARGFIFGAAVAVALGIGFVPVRKPGKLPIPTIGIDYALEYGTDRLEMDPGAVEPGQKVVMVDDLIATGGTALASAELLRMAGAVVEQALFVIDLPDLGGAVRLRSAGIAVNALMEFEGD; this is encoded by the coding sequence ATGGTTGCACCGCATCTCTCTCCCGCAGAGCTCAAGGCGCTGGTGCGTACCGTGCCGGACTTCCCGCATCCCGGCATCCAGTTCCGCGACATCACCACGCTGATCGGCCACCATCAAGGCATGGCGGCGAGCGTGCATCATCTCGCCGAGCTCGCCGATGCGGCCGGCGCGCATAAGATTGCTGGCATGGAGGCGCGCGGCTTTATCTTCGGGGCGGCGGTCGCGGTGGCGCTCGGTATCGGCTTTGTGCCGGTGCGCAAGCCGGGCAAGCTCCCGATCCCTACCATCGGTATCGACTACGCGCTTGAATATGGCACAGACCGGCTCGAGATGGACCCGGGCGCGGTCGAGCCCGGGCAGAAGGTCGTGATGGTCGATGACCTCATCGCCACCGGCGGCACGGCGCTCGCCTCGGCCGAGCTGCTGCGCATGGCGGGGGCGGTTGTCGAGCAAGCCCTGTTCGTGATCGACCTGCCCGACCTCGGCGGCGCGGTGCGGCTGCGCAGTGCGGGGATTGCGGTCAACGCATTGATGGAGTTCGAAGGCGACTGA
- a CDS encoding cytochrome c1 codes for MSIRLGGIIAGLAITLVLVLWSLAPGVYNFAFGPAPEKQPSYAFYEHGEGPANGFSFDGAFGKWDYAQLQRGYQVYKEVCSACHSLKFVAFRNLQDLGYTEAEVDAEAASWTVPGIDPATGETTTRPGEPTDYFPMPFPNAIAAAAANNNAIPPDLSLITKARHDGSNYVYSLLTGYGEADPAKAAKVGFETPDGLYFNKHFPNVNIAMAPPLAVDGQVTFADGTASTIPQMATDVAAFLTWTAEPSLVERKQTGWFVIGFLLFATVLAFLSYKQIWAGLKPKKG; via the coding sequence ATGTCTATTCGTCTCGGCGGCATCATTGCAGGCCTGGCCATCACCCTAGTTCTGGTGCTCTGGTCGCTTGCACCCGGTGTCTACAACTTCGCCTTCGGCCCGGCGCCGGAAAAGCAGCCTTCCTATGCCTTCTACGAGCATGGTGAAGGCCCGGCGAACGGCTTCTCGTTCGACGGTGCGTTCGGCAAGTGGGACTATGCCCAGCTGCAACGCGGCTATCAGGTCTACAAAGAGGTCTGTTCGGCCTGCCACAGCCTGAAGTTCGTCGCGTTCCGCAACCTTCAGGACCTTGGCTACACCGAGGCCGAGGTTGACGCCGAAGCCGCGAGCTGGACGGTTCCGGGCATCGATCCCGCCACCGGCGAGACAACCACCCGTCCAGGCGAGCCGACCGATTACTTCCCGATGCCGTTTCCCAACGCCATCGCTGCGGCGGCTGCCAACAACAACGCGATCCCGCCTGATCTTTCGCTGATCACCAAGGCGCGTCATGACGGTTCGAACTACGTCTATTCGCTGCTGACTGGTTATGGTGAGGCTGATCCGGCCAAGGCCGCCAAGGTTGGCTTCGAGACCCCTGATGGCCTCTATTTCAACAAGCACTTCCCGAACGTGAACATTGCCATGGCCCCCCCGCTTGCGGTGGACGGTCAGGTGACTTTCGCTGACGGCACGGCCTCTACCATCCCCCAGATGGCGACTGACGTGGCTGCGTTCCTGACCTGGACCGCCGAGCCTTCGCTGGTGGAGCGCAAGCAGACCGGTTGGTTCGTGATCGGCTTCCTGCTGTTCGCCACCGTGCTGGCCTTCCTCAGCTACAAGCAGATCTGGGCCGGGCTGAAGCCGAAGAAGGGCTAA
- a CDS encoding Na+/H+ antiporter subunit C has translation MSYEFLVASAIGVLVAGGIYLALRARTFQVVLGLTLISYAVNLFLFASGRLVVGRPPIWDKAVSDYTDPLPQALVLTAIVITFGMTAFVVILSLRSFLETGSDHVDGDNVPCDAQDGMAGSTAEDGEETRP, from the coding sequence ATGAGCTACGAGTTCCTTGTGGCGAGCGCGATTGGCGTGCTGGTGGCCGGCGGCATCTACCTTGCGCTGCGGGCGCGCACCTTTCAGGTAGTGCTCGGCCTCACGCTGATCTCCTACGCGGTCAACCTGTTCCTGTTCGCTTCCGGGCGGTTGGTGGTGGGGCGCCCGCCGATCTGGGATAAGGCGGTGAGCGATTACACCGACCCTCTGCCGCAGGCGCTGGTGCTGACCGCGATCGTCATCACCTTCGGCATGACCGCCTTTGTGGTGATCCTGTCCTTGCGCAGTTTCCTTGAGACCGGCAGCGACCATGTCGATGGCGACAATGTGCCGTGTGACGCGCAGGACGGCATGGCTGGCAGCACCGCCGAAGACGGGGAGGAGACGCGCCCGTGA
- a CDS encoding monovalent cation/H+ antiporter subunit A yields the protein MAIALTLLTLVALPFVAALAIALLHGAGRAVHSGIAAGASAGGLALLNTLTAPVLGGEVPSASWAWVPALGLDLTLMVDPLGLMFAGLILGIGLLVVIFGHFYLYAGEATGRFFASLMLFQGAMLGIVIAGNVLLLLVFWEMTSLASFLLIGFWQHKAEARQGARMALAVTGGGGLALIGGMVLLGLVAGSFDLATILERGDIVRASPLYPVLLGLILLGCFTKSAQFPFHFWLPHAMAAPTPVSAYLHSATMVKAGVFLLARLWPVLAGTELYTVTVTSVGLTTMIFGAVVALFRHDLKSILAYSTISQLGMLVMLLGFSLEAAALAAVLHILNHAAFKAALFMSAGIVEHETGTRDIQRLGGLAKAMPITALIATLAAASMAGLPPLGGFISKELMLYETPKLALLGLTWLLPVLATLGATFSVGYSLRLAVHLFFGQSREAEPFARAHDPGAGMWIAPALLTTLAVLLGLIPMLLAGPLVGAVTAAVTGAPAPEFDLALWHGVNLALILSLIAVAGGALLLWQHRPLLAAWERASLPDAKRMFERGFAFADKWVRKAIVATHTPSLQRMLLASFTVIVLLVIDGAQAGGGVLTGGRALLPATPVAVVAWVLLIAATAAVVNDSRNRLRVLIYVSVIGLVVSLTFVQFSAPDLALTQISVEVVTILLLLLALNLLPKSPPLLSTAPRKWRDGALAITGGVAVGGIAWAMLTRDPGPSIAAYHLANAKSGGGGTNVVNVILVDFRAFDTLGEIIVLGIAGLGIFALLESTATGAAGARLRAWRDDMPHSPERHPMMLVVASRIVLPLTLTVAIYLFLRGHNQPGGGFIAALVAAIAFLVQYLAAGFDWSDARKRFGEHQLIAWGVLVAMATGLGSFLFGAKFMTSTFGYFTLPLIGKFELASAMLFDTGVFLTVFGAVMLALAQLSHIAQRAARAARKSGEGGA from the coding sequence ATGGCTATTGCCTTGACGCTTTTGACGCTGGTGGCGCTCCCGTTTGTGGCCGCGCTGGCGATTGCGCTGCTGCATGGCGCGGGGCGGGCAGTGCACTCCGGCATTGCGGCGGGTGCGAGCGCAGGCGGGCTGGCGCTACTGAACACGCTGACCGCGCCGGTGCTGGGCGGCGAGGTCCCCTCGGCGAGCTGGGCATGGGTGCCTGCGCTCGGTCTCGATCTAACGCTTATGGTCGACCCGCTGGGGTTGATGTTTGCCGGGCTGATCCTCGGCATCGGCTTACTGGTGGTGATCTTCGGACATTTCTACCTCTATGCGGGTGAGGCCACCGGGCGCTTTTTCGCCAGTCTGATGCTGTTTCAGGGCGCGATGCTGGGCATCGTGATCGCGGGCAATGTGCTGCTGCTGCTGGTGTTCTGGGAAATGACCAGCTTGGCCTCCTTCCTGCTGATCGGGTTCTGGCAGCACAAGGCGGAGGCGCGCCAAGGCGCACGCATGGCACTGGCGGTCACAGGCGGCGGGGGCCTCGCGCTGATCGGGGGCATGGTGCTGCTGGGGCTGGTCGCGGGGAGCTTCGATCTCGCCACGATCCTTGAGCGAGGCGACATTGTTCGCGCATCGCCGCTTTACCCCGTTCTGCTGGGGCTGATCCTGCTGGGGTGCTTCACCAAGTCGGCGCAGTTCCCGTTCCACTTCTGGCTCCCTCACGCGATGGCCGCGCCGACCCCGGTGAGCGCCTATCTCCACTCGGCGACGATGGTGAAGGCCGGCGTGTTCCTGCTGGCGCGGCTGTGGCCGGTGCTGGCGGGGACCGAGCTCTACACGGTCACCGTCACCAGCGTGGGCCTGACCACGATGATCTTCGGTGCGGTGGTGGCGCTGTTCCGGCATGATCTGAAGAGCATCCTTGCCTATTCCACCATCTCGCAGCTCGGGATGCTGGTGATGCTGCTCGGCTTTTCGCTGGAAGCGGCGGCGCTGGCGGCGGTGCTCCACATTCTCAACCACGCCGCGTTCAAGGCGGCGCTGTTCATGAGCGCCGGGATTGTTGAGCATGAGACCGGCACGCGTGACATCCAGCGGCTGGGCGGGCTGGCGAAGGCAATGCCGATCACTGCGCTGATTGCCACACTCGCCGCCGCCTCGATGGCAGGCCTGCCGCCGCTGGGCGGGTTCATCTCCAAGGAGCTGATGCTGTACGAGACGCCCAAGCTCGCGCTGCTGGGCCTGACGTGGCTGCTGCCAGTGCTGGCGACATTGGGCGCGACCTTCTCGGTCGGCTATTCGCTGCGGCTGGCGGTGCACCTGTTTTTCGGCCAATCGCGCGAGGCCGAACCCTTTGCCCGCGCGCATGATCCGGGCGCTGGCATGTGGATCGCACCGGCGCTGCTGACCACGCTGGCAGTGCTGCTAGGTCTGATCCCGATGCTGCTCGCAGGCCCGCTGGTAGGCGCCGTGACCGCCGCCGTCACCGGAGCACCCGCGCCCGAGTTTGACCTTGCGCTGTGGCACGGGGTCAACCTCGCGCTGATCCTCAGCCTGATCGCGGTCGCGGGCGGCGCGCTGCTGCTGTGGCAGCACAGGCCCCTGCTCGCTGCATGGGAGCGCGCCAGCCTGCCCGATGCCAAGCGCATGTTCGAGCGCGGCTTCGCTTTCGCCGACAAATGGGTGCGCAAGGCGATTGTCGCCACTCACACACCGTCGCTGCAACGGATGCTGCTGGCGAGCTTCACTGTGATCGTGCTGCTGGTGATTGACGGCGCGCAGGCGGGCGGCGGGGTGCTGACGGGTGGCCGCGCGCTCCTGCCTGCCACGCCCGTTGCGGTCGTCGCCTGGGTGCTGCTGATCGCGGCGACGGCGGCGGTGGTGAACGATTCGCGCAACCGCCTGCGGGTGCTGATCTATGTCAGCGTCATTGGTCTGGTGGTCAGTCTCACCTTCGTGCAGTTCTCCGCGCCCGATCTCGCGCTCACGCAAATTTCGGTCGAGGTGGTGACGATCCTGCTGCTGCTCCTCGCGCTCAACCTCCTGCCCAAAAGCCCGCCGCTGCTGTCCACCGCCCCGCGCAAATGGCGTGACGGCGCGCTGGCGATCACCGGCGGCGTGGCTGTAGGCGGGATCGCCTGGGCAATGCTGACCCGCGATCCGGGGCCGAGCATTGCCGCCTATCACTTGGCCAATGCCAAATCGGGCGGGGGTGGGACCAATGTGGTCAACGTCATCCTTGTCGATTTCCGTGCCTTCGACACCCTCGGAGAGATCATCGTGCTCGGCATCGCCGGACTCGGCATTTTCGCACTGCTGGAAAGCACCGCCACCGGCGCGGCGGGTGCGCGGCTGCGGGCATGGCGTGACGACATGCCGCATTCGCCCGAGCGCCATCCGATGATGCTGGTGGTTGCCAGCCGCATCGTCTTGCCGCTGACGCTGACCGTGGCGATCTATCTGTTCCTGCGCGGGCATAACCAGCCGGGCGGCGGGTTCATCGCCGCGCTGGTGGCGGCGATCGCCTTCCTTGTTCAATACCTCGCCGCCGGGTTTGACTGGTCCGACGCGCGCAAGCGGTTTGGCGAGCATCAGCTGATCGCCTGGGGCGTACTGGTGGCGATGGCGACAGGGCTCGGCTCGTTCCTGTTCGGCGCGAAGTTCATGACTTCGACCTTCGGCTATTTCACGCTCCCGCTGATCGGCAAGTTCGAACTGGCCAGTGCGATGCTGTTCGATACTGGCGTGTTCCTCACCGTGTTCGGTGCCGTCATGCTGGCGCTCGCGCAACTCAGCCACATCGCCCAGCGTGCAGCCCGCGCCGCACGCAAGAGCGGGGAGGGCGGAGCATGA